The following proteins are co-located in the Nerophis ophidion isolate RoL-2023_Sa linkage group LG04, RoL_Noph_v1.0, whole genome shotgun sequence genome:
- the LOC133551899 gene encoding 15-hydroxyprostaglandin dehydrogenase [NAD(+)]-like produces the protein MDVLCNNAGVLNEDDFEKTVAINFVAVIRGTYLALQHMNKMTGGQGGVIVNISSMAAFKPLPGLPVYSATKSGVNVFTRAMADISDRLGYGVRVNALCPALVQTDIFTGLQAKMGPFCQLEGPTREVVDKLGVLSVSQVAESFLQLVTNESKNGEVDLLAANGMTSDQKPK, from the exons ATGGACGTCCTCTGCAACAACGCAGGTGTTCTGAACGAGGACGACTTTGAGAAGACTGTGGCCATCAACTTT GTGGCGGTGATCAGAGGAACTTACCTGGCACTGCAGCACATGAACAAGATGACTGGAGGACAGGGAGGCGTCATTGTCAACATTTCATCCATGGCAG CGTTCAAACCTCTGCCAGGCCTGCCCGTCTACAGCGCCACCAAGAGCGGCGTCAACGTCTTCACACGAGCCATGGCG GATATCTCCGACAGGTTGGGCTACGGCGTGCGCGTCAACGCCCTTTGCCCCGCCTTGGTCCAGACCGACATCTTCACCGGGCTGCAAGCCAAGATGGGTCCGTTCTGCCAACTGGAGGGACCCACGCGGGAAGTGGTGGACAAGCTCGGCGTGCTAAG CGTCTCCCAGGTGGCCGAGAGCTTTCTCCAGCTGGTGACAAACGAGTCCAAGAACGGGGAAGTCGACCTTCTGGCCGCCAACGGAATGACGAGCGACCAGAAGCCAAAATGA